The DNA sequence TTTGGTAAGCTTTCTTGAAAtcagatatgatatttagaatattgagatcttaaaattagccgggaaaacttattttaagctctatctcaccaggattgtcaagcttaggtgtctttaaataagccagatatgctataaaaaaagaagcagtttttcactcaaaaatagatttttattttcatgtaacctcctagtttgagatgtattaaccctcctgctgtcttcatttacattgtttccttgtctaaaaaaaaaatccaacaattcagcaaaaaaattccccaaatttctgaaaatttgcaaaatcttcaggaagaaaatttcaataattccttcaaagtttcccttaaaagtttcatttgaaaaaaaaatcccccaaatttggcaagaaaattcttgtaaatattttcaaaaaatgagtaaagatcttccaaaaaatcctaaaaatatctaaaatgattacaaaatgattacatatatatcagtaaaacttctaatattttctttaagaacgttcacataaaaatccaccaaaatccagcgaaatttgctgaattttggttgattttttgtgaatgttcttaagaaacatttttaacatttattttttccaccaaaaaatgttcaaagatttccaaaaaatgttgaaaatgtggacatcagaagtttcactgtgaaaatatatatttttttccacattttcaaactttaaaacgggtcaattttgacctgcaggacgacacgagggttaaacttattttgagttttcttgtaaaattcaactcaaaataagttaatttcaagattgtttgacttaacaagatatttaagatgcattgtcttaaaacaagtccctccatctgctgaaatgtcacttgttaagtgaatttatcttaaatcaagtgggatgagacattttgactaaaaataagacatatagacttggtaagatttagagtttttgcagtgtgatgtATGAGGGAGGCACACTGATCATCAGTAAGGTGGGGCATCTTCTATGTGTTGTTTTAGGTATGCAGtcatagcattttatttttgttctgtaaaactTTGAGTTTTTATGACGGTGAAGTCGATCAaccagttgtattttttttactgaagttAAGATGCAGTTTTTTGGCAGGCAGAGACACCAAACTGATGTTAGCTTCAAAGCACAGCGTTTAGTTTCTGCTCTGTATTATTTACTGGATCCAATCTTTGCTGTGCATTGAAAGTCTCTGATAAACAGGTTTTACATCTCACAGTTTCcacagtaaacaaaaacatcGTAGCCGGTTTCAAAAAGTGCATGAGTAGAAAACAAAGATCAAACATGTTAGCgctttttatgcttttcttttagACATTTTAGCCTAATTTTACTTTGATAATGGTGAAAGATTTGATGTATCGTGTGCAATAAAGGCTGAgccaaatgttgtttttttaaacttacgATAAAGAAATTATTGTCATGTACTTTTTAACTGTAGGATGAAGTTGATGACATGCTGattattcattatttcactTATTTATTGTGGGATATCCtgtgtttcatatttatttaacaatttaACTCAACTACCAAAAAAGTGTATTTGTAATAGAATTTATTGTAtatatttctgctgtaatttCTTATACATGTGAACTACAGaacatattttaagaaaaatatttcagatacGTGTTGAGGATTTAGACAAGGTTTTACTTGTTGTGTTGTTACTGTATGAGAATATTTTGTATGTCTGTGTTATTcctaatattttttatattagaCAGACAATCCTGTTATTGATAGTTTGTGCCTTGCAGTAttagaaatattgcactttattATTGTGTGCGTACGCCCGGATTGGAAAGCGTTACATCCTCACCTGACATGACTTCACACTCCCCCGCCAGGATCCCTTTatttaacacaaacacatctcATCTGATGTTTGCAGAAcagaatgaaacacaaaacgcgCTTTTATAAccgatttgttttttttagtcgccaacagagctctgacttaAACTGAAGATAGAACTGTGTCCTCACTATGTATGTATTAGAGAAGCAAGCAGAGATCCCAGAGGGGTGGATTGTAGCTGAAATATGAAGAGTCaagaaaagtcatttttatgtcttttatcaTGAAATTAAAAGTTGTTTCAAAGACCGTGTTTTGACATTTCATGATTTTTGTCCTTCAAAGAAAATGCCTCCTCaatatggaatcacaggagtgccataataaaaaataaatcagtttttaaaaagatacggaaatgaatgtgtaaatataagaggaatacataaaaaaataaatgaaaaggtaaatctgtttttaaaaaaagtgaaataaatgtgtaaatataaagaggagtAAATAAtagacaattttaaaaaacaaatctggtaagaacaagaaaataaatgtgtaaatataaaggaaaaaattaaaaatatattaatttaaaaatttggaAATGTAGAGgtgaattttgtctttgcttttccctgtTGACCCACTTTGGTGCATTTTTTGCACACTGAAATATAGAAATTTGCTGCTCTGTCTTCAGGAACTATTGGAGATAAAAGCCTAAAactttcactgttatttcttatcatttcactgattcagaatctgaaatattGGACAAGACAATCAAATAATTTCTGCATATGGGTGAGTTGGAAATTAATAATTTTGTattaaaaactcaaaatgaaaacagatcatGATTTAAGGTATAAGACCACAGTGCTGTTTGGAAAAGCGTACATTACATGTATAAAAATGCAGTGTACTGAATGAAATAGCAAAGGAACAACCTGATAATCCACATAACTATTTAAAATGaacaggaattttaaaaaacaacaacaaacctgATAGTATAGTCTCTTTTCAGTCACTGATTAACCCCTAAAAATGAATCTGTgcataaaaatgacatattttataCTCCCACTTGCTGCAACTCGAGCACACCAACTCACCAgctcaaaacacaaactacacaagattggttctttaggttcattacctaATAAACCTCAGAAATCTGTAGCTGTGTTTTTGAAAGTGTCATCAGTAAGCTGCAGTTTCAGTATGGAAATACTTGACTATGGTGTTAGCTGCTTATTTACCCAACGATATGCCTTCTatcatataaataaaacattatttttgataaAAAGGTCTGACTCACTTGATTTATTTCTTTGCTGAGTTGGGTTTTGGCACCACAACAATAGCATCAAAGCAGACGATGCAAACAAAACAGATCAAAGCATATTTTGAGTTTGATATAAGTGTTTTGTATGAGTTAAACAATATAGGTCCTAAAAATTCTGTTGCAATAAAACTGTTACCTTTcatataattatgtttttgtaGTTAGGAATATTCACAGAAATGTCAGAGACTTCCTTTTACATCAATATTAAGTTATTCATTGTTGGCAAGATGTATTAAAAGGTGTTTATTTTTGCCTTGTGTGTGCGCCACACAACGGCCTGCGACTTTGGTAGAGATGTATTTTGGCCCACACAGGTCACCGTAGACGGAAAGATGGCTGCCGTGGCGCTGGTTAGCCGTCCTGCGGGTGTCCTTCCGAAGATTTCAAGTGAGTAACGTTAAAACAGTGGCTTGGGCATGTACTAATATATGTCTTACAGGTTTATACAGCATGTCTTTACACATATCCCATCCAAACATGGGTTTATATTCAGACCAGCCGCTTCCCTTCAGTGACCTTGCTAACTGCTCGGCTAACCACCTGCTAACTAGTAGCTTTAGCCGCTACTAGCTCGCATTAGAGCTCcaatatttgtttattattcaaATCTAAAAAGTTCTGTAAGTATTTGCTTCTCTGTGCGGATTAATAAATGTGGGGTAAACTGTGGCAGAGGTTGCTGAGATGTAAAATCTGTTGTTTAGGCTGAAAAAAATAGCTGCTTTCACTGACACAAAATAGCGTCAGAACATTTCTGTAGAAAACAACAGGATAGATGTCCTAAAAACTACTGGTTTACTTTAATATGAGCTTTAAATTAACATGCTAGtaatagtgtgtgtgtctgtgtggtgtcACTGAACTAACATATGCCCTGCTTTTGTTGTGAATGtcaactgaaacacacaattataCGGTTCagtctataactgagggacttttgaagtccatgggatatatctggcatacatttagttttttatgttcattgtgatcataTCTTTGCAAAATCCGTAATTATTTgttatagaaacaatcacttattaataaaaaatgactgaatgtcACCAAtatatcaactaaataaccatctgagtttaataccaaccaccttctaatgagctaaacaataataaaatgagcttgttGGAgtcagttgtgttgttgtgcttcTAAAGACATGCAGAAATATAATTTAAAGACCAATAATCCTTTTGTTTATGTCCTAGTTAGTTTGCTAGTGGATTTACAAAATGTCTGTCTCATGCTCAACACTGAGATCTCTGAATAtggtttggtgtttttgtggtgatataGATGAATGAACATATGGCACCAGTATGTAAAAATAATCACCAGAAAAATTGTCGTTGATCTTAATTTTCAGctgtgaattattattttttaacttcttttttgaTGTTCAACAAAATGGCCAGTCAGTTTTATGTTGTCTAGCTGGACCACAGTTCCATCGTAGCTGCACAATATTACACTGGTGACGTCTCcgttttaatttctgttttccgTTCAGTTCTGGGttgaagttttaaaagaaaGCTCAAACTGCACTATCAATGCTGGACTAGTTTATCATGCAGCCCTGCTCTGAATTCATTTATTAGATGTTCCTGgtaactgctgctctgttcctCTCCTCTCAACAGGCAGCTGCTCTCCTGCAGTCCTATCAGTTGCTTCTGTCTCCACAGTCCAGCAGAGAAAGTTGCACCATGCCGTCATCCCCAAAGGGAAAGGAGGACGCTCCTCGTCCAGCGGAGTAGCGGCTACTGTGTTTGGTGCCACGGGGTTCCTGGGCCGATATGTGGTCAACAGGCTTGGTGAGTGAAAGCTGTAGAAAAATGACTGCAAACTTGTGTATTTACTGTATGAACAGGTGCttgtaaataacacaaaactggATTGTTGTAAGCTCAGATGGCAGTGACGTTGAGAGGCTGTCATACAAACAACTCAGAAACATTCTCAGTGAGATTTACAAGCTGACATTGTTGATGGAAATTCTTTGTTTCTAAAGGACAGAACAGCGTCAACTACTGCTGCCTTTATCATGACACAAGTGATGTGTTTGAATGTAATAATAAGGATGGCACTTCTAAAATGAGACTTtgagataaaaaatgactgtaattaGAAAACTGCAAACCAAACAACTCTCAAATAACCAAAAGACTGTTAAATCTGTTGTCAtgtacagacacaaaacaagtcaGTGATGCTCATTATttgagtttgttgttttgttgacaaATAAGCCAGTCAGCTCCAAGGTTTTTATACACGAAAtggtgcattttattttctagAAAGCCGTAATGTTATTTACTTATGCTCTAATGCAGCAAAACTGCAGGTTAGCCATATTTAAAAGTGGATTGAATGTGATTAATGTGGATTTAAGTCTTTaaactgttctttttaaattatcaaCCTTTTATTCAACTCAATATGCTGTGATTGGTTTAGTTTAATTGTTTATAATAAGTGATGGATTGGTGCACAGTAGGGCTGACCACTTAATTGActgaaataatgtaataatcAAATCATTAAGGCTGTAATTTATGATATGCACCATGTCTGACCCAGTTTTTAAACTGTCACTTCTATGGTTTTACTAATTCATGTCATCCTTGTGTGACAATCAGGCTTTTGTTGGTATCTAGTAGATTTTTGCTCTATTGCATGTTTTAAAATCTAATCTAAACTTAAAGATTATATCAAAAATCAAACTGCAGttgtaatatttgtcaaaaaaaaaagatattttcccTGAATTGTTCAGCCCCAGGGCACAGATATGATTTTCCAAGCAGCTTAGAAATTCATACAGCTTGTTTTAGCCGAGAGTGTAACTGACGCAGGAGATCGTATGTAGAACACAGTTTACATGTAAAGATGGCTGCTTTTAAAGTCACCTTCTTTCTGTTTGAAGCTTCACAATCATAATAATTGATCTGGTGTTGATCATACTGGAATCATTATCCATCATTCCTGATTTCTTTACTTGTTCTCAGGcagtaaatgaatattttattgaatttttgctGTCAATAGTGTAGTTAGTTCCTCCCACAGAAGTACTGTTTTGCTCCTTTTAAACTGATGATGCTTAGATGTGCTTTTCCACGTTTATTTCCTGATGGTTTGCAGGTCGGATGGGCTCTCAGATAGTAATCCCCCACCGCTGTGACCAGTATGACATCATGCACTTCAGACCCATGGGTGACCTTGGGCAGCTGATTTTTATGGTGAGACATCTACAGAAACACGTTTATCTTGCAGAAATGTTGTAAAAAGTGTAGCTgaactgtgtgttttcatgaatTTTGAACTGTAAATGTTGTCTTGGTTCTGTGTTCTGTCAAAGGAGTGGGACGCGAGGAACAAAGACTCCATCAAACGGGCTTTGGAGAACTCGAATGTTGTCATCAACCTGGTGGGCAAAGAGTGGGAGACGAGGTAAACAAACCCGGAAAGATGCATCTAATTTCCATTATGTTGTCCTGATGAAATGGAAGTATGAAATGGATGTAAACGTTCTCCCCGCTGTTTGTGAAGGAACTACCGCTTCGAGGATGTCTTCGTGTCCATCCCTCAGCAGATCGCGAGGGCAGCAAGAGAAGCTGGCATCACAAAGTTTGTCCACATGTCACACCTGAACGCTGACATACGCAGCCCATCCAAATACCTGAGGAACAAGGTATGTGTTGTTTCTCTACACATTAACTTCCCCTTAGTCAGActagtgtttctgtgtgtcgACATATTATGAAGGTGTTGGTATCATAAAAGGCTAAGGATGATTATATGTATAAATGTGGTTGATATGTGTTGTTATTTACTGTAGGCTGTGGGAGAGGCAGCAGTGAGAGATGAGTTTCCAGACGCTATCATCATGAAGCCCTCTGAGTTGTTTGGGAGGGAGGACAGATTCTTCAACTACTACGCAAGTAAGAAAACTGTTTGCGTCTCTGTGTGACTGGAGTGGAGCTCATTGGGTCATTTTAGTCCCTTTCCAGGTGTTGTTTGCAGTCTGGTTGCTTTGGGTTCAGTTGTACCTGAGCTCCACAGACagtggatgtttttaaaaaaggcctaaagacctttctttttaacaaagctTTTAACTAAACGTGCCCCtgaatgtttctattttttattgttattttagctgattGCTCTGTTTCTATTAcacaattgttttgtttttatccgttTTATAtcttaagataagataagataagataagataagataagataagataaagttctttatttctccccactccaggggaaatttacattgttacagcagctttatttacaatatatacaagggtggcaaaattttttaacagaaaaaataaaaataaagtttaaaagtgcagagatgtgcagtgcaagaatgtcagtgcaatttgagattttagcattttgagattttgcctaaatgaaaagtgcattacaaataaaatttattcttattatttttacctcatatacagggggtccttgtcgtcactgtatcgcagatttttaaattgcattcagTATCATGAGATTTTGCagtatttaagtatttttatacatttattattgtggcGAGCTGCGTTAAAGGACAACTCAGGAGAAAGGGTATCTGCCTTTTATGATCTCTGCATCTgccagatgcttttattttgacacacagcgAGCAGCAGTAAAGGAAAAGTGGCAGGAAGTGATCAAACTCACTTCACACTCATGGTCCTGACAACACAACActaaccaaactaactaggctgactaaaccacaaaaacacaataaaacactactaacactggaacactagcataaaccacaataatgacatttaaacccccaacaccctgaactcccatgatgcattgcagcacagcagttcagtcatagcgacTGGCTCTGATCGctgcattattttcattattttagctgtaaaatAACCATTTTGTAGCTTAAAAAATTGAAAGCAACATAAAaactaatataaaaaataataattaaaacatatttaaagaatatttaatctaaataaaatgtgtagcaTCCAgtgctgggctctgattggttcAGAGACCGTAGCATcagcctcctctgtctcctgtgtttattatttattattttagcattcagcatctggccTCCACTTCACAGACGTCTGATTgctgcatagtgttgctctgcagtgtgtggagggtttataaagtcttaaaatatacagggtgggccagaagtttccatacataggaaaaataaacattttatgttggacagttgtttttatttctatagtGTGCAATAAATGATTACCATTGTttggaaaacacacattaatccgtgtttccactgttgatgaacttgcatcAGCACAGTTGAAGTTCTGCTTGGAATGGTGTTGGTGAAAcgttccttgagatgatttatgtctcgtatcttcacctgatacaccatggccttcaagtgcccccaaagatgGCATCAAACGCATCTTCTAGGGTAAAAAATAGACATTACACATTTTCCTAtatatggaaacttatggcccaacctgtgtataataataaaataaatatggtcacTACTTGGTGGATTTTAATCTATCGCAGGGGGGTCTGGAACATAACCCCCGCCATAGATGAAGGACCACTGTATAAACTGCACTGTGGTGTCTTCGTAATCTTTTAGAAGTACAAGCAGTTCTGCTGCTTACTTTCTTTGGACCTCTTTCTTGTTCTACTGTGTTTTAAGTGTCCCCTTGAATACCAGCAGGtaactagaaaaaaatgaatctgcattttatttaatCCTTTTTCAGACATGCGCTGGTTCGGCAACGCTGTTCCTCTCATGGGTATGGGGAAGAAGACGGTGAAGCAGCCTGTACATGTAAGTTTTAAAGGGAAGTTTAGAATTCGCTTAAAGTCCCCAGATCATTGCTGGAATTTTAATAGGCTGGTTATAATGACGTTGTCTTacttctgtcactttgtgtgGATTTCGCCAACTATCAGAAACTGATTATTATGCAGCTCCACTGGGATGATTCAGTGTTTGGTTTCTAACTGAAGGATGTGTTTGCATTTCataacagaaatgtttaaatacTTGAAGTAACACGTAACAGCTCCTGTGTCAGATTCACACCAGTTAAGTTAGAAGTGGCTGTTGATCAGCATTCTTTCAGTAAATCCAGCCCAGTGACTGTCTATTCTTAAACAAACTGTTCCAGTGGGTTTCCAATATTTTCCTCACAAACTGCCTCAACTCACAGAATTTACAGGATCGAGTGTGCATCAAATGAACACGACTAAACTGACCTTTTCTCCCTCAGGTGGTGGACGTGGCGAAGGCTATTATTAACGCTATCAAAGACCCTGATGCTAATGGGAAGACGTTTGCACTTGTTGGGTAGGTGGTCAGCTTCATAACAAaggttaaaatataataatatatgcCCAAGGGTGTctgcaaaaaaactgaactgCAAATGTGAGTGTTCAAGTAGAAATGATTCAGAGATTTAAATTTATAGCAAGGGTTGTGGAAGCTAAGTGTACCATAATTTTTAGGATGAATATTGTACTGTAATGATGAATAAATAACTCCAGTTTAGTGTTTGACATGATGAGGGCTTCAAACGTTTTGATTGAAAGCAGTAAAAAGACACATGAGCAGGGATTTATACTTCACTTAAGTAACGCTAAGTTtagtaaaatattttcctttgtGTAAGTTGTAAAATTTGGGTATGAATTTAAAGAGAGCAGatagggaaaagaaaaaaaaggaggttCTCTAATATTGTTCCTATTACTAATAATTAAAATGAGTCCAGCAGACTGAAAGCTTGTCTGTCTTGTTTGCATTTATGGAAAAGGTGCACCAGAGAAATGTCTGTCAGGTTGAATTTAAAATCAGCTAATACACAACCTTAAAGTGTATGAAAAGCTTGTgtgaacactggaaaaaatgcccctctaaaaacaagaaaaaaaacttatttcaagcaacttttaccttgacataagtgaaaaaatctgccaatagaacaagtgaaaaatggcttggtaaacTCTCCtgaaataagatgtgatatttGGGACCTTGAGATC is a window from the Amphiprion ocellaris isolate individual 3 ecotype Okinawa chromosome 3, ASM2253959v1, whole genome shotgun sequence genome containing:
- the ndufa9a gene encoding NADH dehydrogenase [ubiquinone] 1 alpha subcomplex subunit 9, mitochondrial — its product is MAAVALVSRPAGVLPKISSSCSPAVLSVASVSTVQQRKLHHAVIPKGKGGRSSSSGVAATVFGATGFLGRYVVNRLGRMGSQIVIPHRCDQYDIMHFRPMGDLGQLIFMEWDARNKDSIKRALENSNVVINLVGKEWETRNYRFEDVFVSIPQQIARAAREAGITKFVHMSHLNADIRSPSKYLRNKAVGEAAVRDEFPDAIIMKPSELFGREDRFFNYYANMRWFGNAVPLMGMGKKTVKQPVHVVDVAKAIINAIKDPDANGKTFALVGPNRYLLHDLVEYIYAVAHRPFVPYPLPRPLYHLAAQFFAMNPFEPWTTPDKVDRFHTTDMKYPGLPGLEDLGITASSVEQKAIEVLRRHRRFRYLEADLDETKPAKTVNY